One part of the Aestuariirhabdus litorea genome encodes these proteins:
- a CDS encoding MGMT family protein, with protein MDNSSPQVRIWQVVSLVPAGAVVTYGQVARMAGLPQHARMVGSVLRQLPRGTNIPWHRVINSQGRISFPAGSAQYQRQQALLLEEGIEFIGDRVPLRRFQWQGGFEN; from the coding sequence ATGGACAACAGCTCACCCCAGGTTCGGATCTGGCAAGTTGTCAGCCTGGTTCCAGCCGGCGCTGTGGTCACCTATGGCCAGGTGGCAAGGATGGCGGGATTACCCCAACACGCCCGTATGGTCGGTAGTGTTCTCAGGCAGCTGCCCCGGGGCACCAACATCCCCTGGCACCGGGTAATCAACAGCCAGGGGCGAATCTCCTTCCCCGCCGGTTCTGCCCAGTACCAGCGCCAGCAAGCCCTGTTGCTGGAGGAAGGGATCGAGTTCATCGGCGACCGCGTTCCCCTGCGCCGCTTCCAGTGGCAGGGGGGATTTGAGAACTGA
- a CDS encoding alpha/beta hydrolase, translated as MKRVLAILVAGLWSLASWAAVQQAYEFPTLSPEYSPYEATVVGTLPEVEATLPAGNPMTMERIRIFDDRVVPEPFFFDEELRYSYAWQKGEAPLVFMIAGTGGTYNGSKNVNMGRAFFDAGFHVVSISSPTFMNFIVSASRTSVPGHAYEDAKDLYRVMEKIWERHREDISVSDFYITGYSLGGFNTAFVTLLDETRKTFNFRKALLINPPVSLYSSISLLDRMSQNIPGGMDNFSLFFQSLLDEVSNVYTASDSVDIDADFLYQAYQAVNPSNEELAALVGVSFRLSSASLIYTADVINRYGFVVPSNVIMTKNSSPGDYMRATYQLGFTDYVHGFFYPYYKQQDPTLEREQLVKDMSLTAIESYLKNSTKIEVMHNQDDIILAPGEIDFFPRVFGDRAKIYPKGGHCGNMSHRDNVAHMINVFRQ; from the coding sequence ATGAAGAGGGTGCTTGCCATACTGGTGGCGGGACTGTGGTCGTTGGCCAGTTGGGCGGCGGTTCAGCAGGCGTATGAATTCCCGACCCTGAGCCCGGAATACAGCCCCTATGAAGCCACCGTGGTGGGGACCCTGCCGGAGGTGGAAGCCACCTTGCCTGCGGGCAACCCCATGACCATGGAGCGGATCAGGATCTTTGATGACCGGGTGGTCCCGGAGCCCTTTTTCTTCGACGAAGAGCTACGATACTCCTATGCCTGGCAGAAGGGTGAAGCGCCGCTGGTGTTTATGATTGCCGGCACAGGGGGGACCTACAACGGCTCCAAGAACGTAAACATGGGACGTGCCTTTTTCGATGCAGGCTTCCATGTGGTATCGATCTCCTCCCCTACCTTCATGAACTTTATCGTTTCCGCCTCCCGCACCAGTGTGCCCGGTCATGCCTACGAGGATGCCAAGGATCTCTACCGGGTGATGGAGAAGATCTGGGAGCGCCACCGGGAAGATATCAGCGTCAGTGATTTTTATATCACCGGCTACAGCCTGGGGGGGTTCAATACCGCTTTTGTAACCCTGCTTGATGAAACACGCAAAACCTTCAACTTTCGTAAGGCCCTGCTGATTAACCCACCGGTATCGCTCTACAGCTCGATCTCATTGTTGGACCGCATGAGCCAGAATATTCCGGGAGGAATGGATAATTTTAGTCTTTTCTTCCAGTCATTGCTGGACGAAGTCAGTAATGTTTACACTGCTTCAGACTCGGTGGATATCGATGCCGACTTCCTCTACCAGGCCTACCAGGCTGTTAACCCCAGCAATGAGGAGCTGGCGGCCCTGGTGGGGGTCTCCTTCAGGCTTTCCTCTGCCAGCCTGATCTACACCGCAGATGTCATCAATCGTTACGGGTTTGTTGTCCCCTCCAACGTCATTATGACCAAAAACTCGAGCCCCGGTGACTACATGAGGGCCACCTACCAGCTAGGCTTCACCGATTATGTGCATGGCTTTTTCTATCCCTATTACAAGCAGCAGGATCCAACGCTCGAGCGAGAACAGCTGGTTAAGGATATGAGCCTGACAGCGATCGAGTCCTACCTGAAAAACAGCACCAAAATCGAGGTGATGCACAATCAGGATGACATTATCCTGGCGCCGGGAGAGATCGATTTCTTCCCACGCGTATTTGGGGATCGTGCCAAGATCTATCCCAAGGGGGGGCACTGCGGAAACATGTCACACAGGGATAATGTGGCCCATATGATCAATGTGTTCAGGCAGTAG
- a CDS encoding MlaA family lipoprotein, giving the protein MTRMLKQIADVCPRLLAALILMGTLAGCSVNPKVEGEQPANTYFEADALLSDDGSHYRTRQVYDPWEGFNRTMYRFNYRLDRYVLLPVVSGYQYITPDIVETGIHNFFNNLGEINTFLNSLLQLEFTKTVQTGGRFLTNSTVGLLGFIDVATQLGIPRRKEDFGQTLGYWGVGSGPYLVLPVFGPSSLRDGVGLGVDSLARSAVLNELDMKSSEETALTVMDGIDTRANTPFRYYETGSPFEYELVRGLWMTKRKLDIEK; this is encoded by the coding sequence ATGACGAGGATGTTAAAACAGATAGCCGATGTATGCCCGCGCTTACTTGCCGCACTCATCCTGATGGGGACGTTGGCGGGGTGCAGCGTAAACCCCAAGGTTGAAGGGGAACAGCCAGCCAATACCTATTTCGAAGCGGACGCGCTGTTGAGTGATGATGGCTCACATTATAGGACGCGTCAGGTATATGACCCCTGGGAGGGCTTCAACCGCACCATGTATAGATTCAACTATCGGCTGGATCGTTACGTACTGTTGCCGGTAGTGAGCGGCTATCAATACATTACCCCCGATATCGTTGAGACAGGAATTCATAACTTCTTCAATAACCTGGGTGAGATCAACACCTTTCTCAACAGCCTGCTGCAGCTGGAGTTTACCAAGACCGTACAGACCGGCGGCCGCTTCCTCACCAACTCGACGGTCGGCCTGCTGGGTTTTATCGATGTGGCTACCCAGCTTGGTATCCCCCGGCGAAAAGAGGACTTTGGCCAGACGCTGGGCTATTGGGGGGTAGGTTCCGGGCCCTATCTGGTATTGCCGGTGTTTGGCCCCTCCTCGTTGCGGGACGGGGTAGGACTGGGGGTCGATTCCCTCGCCCGCAGCGCTGTGTTGAACGAGCTGGATATGAAGTCCTCCGAAGAGACGGCCCTGACGGTCATGGATGGTATCGATACGCGGGCAAATACCCCGTTTCGCTATTACGAAACCGGCTCGCCCTTCGAGTATGAGCTGGTACGGGGGCTTTGGATGACCAAGCGTAAGCTGGATATCGAGAAATAG
- a CDS encoding amino acid ABC transporter substrate-binding protein: MKFVYTVLHALRASLALLLLATVPMGLAQGDEHPPIKVGVTASLSGNYQAQGQGLLEGLKMWVRDINARGSLLGRRVVLVGYDDESSPQKSAQLYERLIREDKVDLLVGPYASDLTLAASAVAEKFNIPMVSGTAASEEIWNQGFANIFQVDLPAHKYMVGGLEIARAAGIERVGILYQDSQFTRDVASGARAEAQQLGMEVVEFSSYSPNTRDFSDLVKGLRQQQAELVLGASYLDDSVAIVQELKRQNFSPRAVGFTSGPSLVEFGERLGADAEGVLGFTPWLRAAREPMAYDFDFRYRQLYGRSADSNSAGGYAAGEVLEAAVRLAGSLEQERVREQLRNMSFLSIVGRYQVDEKGMQVGKSMYILQWQNGHRALVLPARYAEVKSQPFQPWDRR, from the coding sequence ATGAAATTTGTCTACACAGTGTTGCACGCCCTGCGGGCAAGCCTGGCACTCCTGTTGCTGGCGACGGTGCCTATGGGGCTAGCCCAGGGGGATGAACATCCACCCATCAAGGTGGGGGTTACCGCCTCCCTTTCCGGTAACTACCAGGCCCAGGGCCAGGGGTTGCTGGAGGGGCTGAAAATGTGGGTCCGGGATATCAATGCGCGGGGCTCTCTTCTGGGTCGCCGGGTGGTGCTGGTGGGCTATGACGATGAGTCCAGCCCACAAAAAAGCGCCCAGCTTTACGAACGACTGATCCGGGAAGATAAGGTGGACCTGCTGGTGGGCCCCTACGCCTCTGATCTGACCCTCGCCGCCAGCGCGGTGGCGGAAAAGTTCAACATCCCGATGGTATCCGGCACCGCCGCATCCGAGGAGATCTGGAACCAGGGGTTTGCCAATATCTTTCAGGTGGACCTGCCTGCCCACAAATACATGGTGGGCGGTCTGGAGATCGCCAGGGCGGCCGGTATAGAGCGGGTCGGTATTCTCTACCAGGACTCCCAGTTTACCCGCGATGTGGCCTCAGGTGCCCGGGCCGAGGCGCAGCAGTTGGGAATGGAAGTCGTGGAGTTCAGTAGCTACTCACCCAATACCCGTGATTTTTCCGATCTGGTCAAGGGGCTCAGGCAGCAGCAAGCCGAGCTGGTGCTGGGGGCCTCCTACCTTGACGATTCGGTGGCCATCGTACAGGAGCTGAAGCGGCAGAACTTCAGCCCGCGGGCGGTTGGCTTTACCTCCGGCCCCTCGCTGGTGGAGTTTGGCGAGCGGTTGGGGGCGGATGCTGAAGGGGTACTGGGTTTCACCCCCTGGCTCAGGGCTGCGCGTGAGCCCATGGCATACGACTTCGATTTTCGTTATCGCCAGCTCTACGGGCGCAGCGCTGACAGCAATTCAGCCGGTGGCTATGCCGCTGGTGAGGTGCTGGAGGCCGCGGTTCGCCTGGCCGGCTCCCTGGAGCAGGAGCGGGTGCGCGAGCAGCTGAGAAACATGTCCTTCCTCTCCATTGTTGGGCGCTACCAGGTGGACGAAAAGGGGATGCAGGTGGGCAAGTCCATGTACATACTGCAGTGGCAGAACGGGCACCGGGCTCTGGTCCTGCCGGCCCGCTATGCGGAGGTGAAATCGCAGCCCTTCCAGCCCTGGGACCGGCGCTAG
- a CDS encoding SDR family oxidoreductase — MEIQDKVIIITGAGQGLGRTMAVELARKGARIALVDLNEEKLSESKALCEEAGSEARFYLANVADEAAVESMVQQVAVDFGRIDGLINNAGILRDGLLVKARDGEITKMSLAQWQAVIDVNLTGVFLCTREVAAKMVEQQNGGVIINISSIARYGNVGQTNYSAAKAGVAAMTVSWSKELARFGIRCAAIAPGFIATDMTAGMKPEALERMTAGIPLKRMGTCEEIAHSAVYIFENDYYSGRIIEMDGGLRL, encoded by the coding sequence ATGGAGATACAGGACAAGGTCATTATCATTACCGGTGCAGGCCAGGGCCTGGGGCGCACCATGGCGGTCGAGCTGGCACGCAAGGGTGCCCGTATCGCCCTGGTGGACCTGAACGAAGAGAAGCTGTCCGAAAGCAAGGCGCTCTGTGAAGAGGCCGGTAGCGAAGCCCGCTTCTACCTGGCCAACGTGGCCGATGAAGCCGCCGTGGAGTCGATGGTGCAACAGGTCGCCGTGGATTTCGGTCGCATCGATGGTCTCATCAATAATGCCGGCATTTTGCGGGACGGTCTGTTGGTGAAGGCCCGCGATGGCGAGATCACCAAGATGAGCCTGGCTCAGTGGCAGGCGGTGATCGACGTCAACCTGACCGGAGTGTTCCTCTGCACTCGCGAAGTGGCCGCCAAGATGGTTGAGCAGCAGAACGGCGGGGTCATTATTAATATCTCCAGTATCGCCCGCTACGGCAACGTGGGGCAGACCAACTACTCCGCGGCCAAGGCCGGGGTGGCAGCGATGACCGTCAGCTGGTCCAAGGAGCTGGCGCGCTTTGGTATTCGCTGCGCGGCGATTGCTCCCGGTTTCATCGCCACCGATATGACGGCCGGCATGAAGCCCGAGGCGCTCGAGCGCATGACGGCCGGTATCCCCCTTAAACGCATGGGTACCTGCGAAGAGATCGCCCACTCAGCGGTCTACATCTTCGAGAACGACTACTACAGTGGCCGCATCATCGAGATGGACGGAGGCCTGCGTCTCTAG
- a CDS encoding FxsA family protein, with amino-acid sequence MRILFLLFIIVPIVEMVVLIKVGEVIGAWYTVGLVLLTAVIGINLLRQQGLSTLMRANQRINSGELPAQEMVEGFLLAIGGALLLTPGFVTDTMGFACLIPPLRRLLVSKLLGSGRFFMAGQGPGYGPRGPAGRDPDVIEGEYRRDE; translated from the coding sequence ATGCGTATTCTCTTTTTGCTGTTCATTATCGTCCCCATTGTGGAGATGGTTGTGTTGATCAAAGTGGGCGAGGTGATCGGTGCCTGGTACACCGTGGGGTTGGTGCTGTTGACCGCGGTGATTGGTATCAACCTGCTGCGCCAGCAGGGGCTCAGTACCCTGATGCGGGCCAACCAGCGCATCAACAGTGGTGAGCTGCCGGCCCAGGAGATGGTGGAGGGGTTTCTGTTGGCCATAGGGGGAGCGCTTCTGCTCACACCCGGCTTTGTGACCGATACCATGGGATTTGCCTGCCTGATTCCGCCGCTGCGCCGGCTGTTGGTGAGTAAGCTGCTGGGCTCAGGGCGTTTTTTTATGGCCGGACAGGGACCGGGATATGGCCCCCGGGGGCCAGCGGGACGAGACCCCGACGTGATCGAGGGCGAGTATCGCCGCGATGAGTAA
- a CDS encoding co-chaperone GroES, whose product MKIRPLYDRVVVRRQEEETTTAGGIVLPGSAAEKPNRGEVVAVGTGAVLQSGELRALSVKVGDKVVFGQYAGSNTVKVDGEELIIMNESEIYGVLES is encoded by the coding sequence ATGAAAATTCGTCCGTTATACGACCGTGTGGTTGTACGTCGTCAGGAAGAGGAAACCACCACTGCAGGCGGTATCGTACTGCCCGGATCCGCTGCGGAGAAGCCGAATCGTGGTGAGGTTGTTGCCGTAGGTACAGGCGCTGTGCTGCAGAGCGGTGAGCTGCGTGCGCTGAGCGTCAAGGTGGGCGACAAGGTCGTATTTGGTCAGTACGCCGGCAGTAACACCGTTAAGGTGGACGGCGAAGAGCTGATCATCATGAACGAAAGTGAAATCTACGGTGTGCTTGAGTCCTAA
- the groL gene encoding chaperonin GroEL (60 kDa chaperone family; promotes refolding of misfolded polypeptides especially under stressful conditions; forms two stacked rings of heptamers to form a barrel-shaped 14mer; ends can be capped by GroES; misfolded proteins enter the barrel where they are refolded when GroES binds) gives MAKEVLFGDKARQRMLVGVNVLADAVKATLGPKGRNVVLEKSFGAPTITKDGVSVAKEIELEDKFENMGAQMVKEVASQANDQAGDGTTTATVLAQSIVNEGLKAVAAGMNPMDLKRGIDKATIAVVEALKGMAIPCTDAKSIAQVGTISANSDEEVGNIIADAMAKVGKEGVITVEEGSGLSNELDVVEGMQFDRGYLSPYFINNQDSMSCELDSPFILLVDKKISNIRELLPVLENVAKASRPLLIIAEDVEGEALATLVVNNMRGIVKVSAVKAPGFGDRRKAMLQDIAILTGGTVISEEVGLSLENATLDDLGSAKRVSITKEDTTVVDGAGVAQDISARVEQIRAEIEQSSSDYDREKLQERVAKLAGGVAVIKVGAGSEVEMKEKKARVEDALHATRAAVEEGVVAGGGVALIRALSSIEVEGANDDQKAGISLALRALEGPIRQIAANSGDEGSVVVERVKNGEGNFGYNAATGEYGDMMEMGILDPAKVTRAALQAAASVAGLMITTEAMVAEKPSEGGSGMPDMGGMGGMGGMGGMM, from the coding sequence ATGGCTAAAGAAGTATTGTTTGGTGATAAGGCCCGTCAGCGCATGCTGGTCGGCGTAAACGTATTGGCGGATGCCGTGAAAGCGACTCTGGGTCCCAAGGGCCGCAACGTGGTACTGGAGAAGTCCTTCGGTGCCCCTACCATCACTAAGGATGGTGTTTCTGTTGCTAAAGAGATCGAGCTGGAGGACAAGTTCGAGAACATGGGCGCACAGATGGTCAAGGAAGTTGCTTCCCAGGCCAACGACCAGGCCGGTGACGGTACCACTACTGCGACCGTTCTGGCCCAGTCCATCGTTAACGAAGGACTCAAGGCCGTTGCTGCGGGCATGAACCCCATGGACCTCAAGCGCGGTATCGACAAGGCGACTATTGCCGTTGTTGAAGCCCTTAAGGGCATGGCAATCCCCTGCACCGACGCCAAGTCCATCGCCCAGGTGGGTACCATCTCCGCTAACAGCGACGAAGAGGTGGGTAACATCATCGCCGATGCGATGGCCAAAGTGGGCAAAGAGGGTGTGATCACCGTTGAGGAGGGCAGTGGCCTGTCCAACGAACTCGACGTGGTTGAGGGTATGCAGTTTGACCGTGGTTACCTTTCCCCCTACTTCATCAATAACCAGGACAGCATGAGCTGCGAACTCGACAGCCCCTTCATCCTGCTGGTGGACAAGAAGATCTCCAACATCCGCGAACTGCTGCCGGTGCTGGAGAACGTTGCCAAGGCGTCCCGTCCGCTGCTGATCATCGCTGAAGACGTTGAGGGCGAAGCCCTGGCGACCCTGGTGGTCAACAACATGCGTGGTATCGTCAAGGTGTCTGCCGTCAAGGCGCCTGGCTTCGGCGATCGTCGTAAGGCGATGCTGCAGGATATCGCGATCCTGACCGGTGGTACCGTGATCTCCGAAGAGGTGGGTCTGAGCCTCGAGAACGCGACCCTGGACGATCTGGGAAGCGCCAAGCGTGTCTCCATCACCAAGGAAGACACCACCGTGGTTGACGGTGCCGGTGTGGCTCAGGATATCTCTGCCCGCGTTGAACAAATCCGTGCCGAGATCGAGCAGTCCAGCTCCGATTACGACCGTGAGAAGCTGCAGGAGCGTGTAGCCAAGCTGGCTGGCGGTGTTGCCGTTATCAAGGTTGGCGCCGGCAGTGAAGTGGAGATGAAAGAGAAGAAGGCCCGTGTTGAAGACGCCCTGCACGCTACCCGTGCGGCGGTGGAAGAGGGTGTGGTTGCCGGTGGTGGTGTTGCCCTGATCCGTGCCCTGTCCAGCATCGAAGTAGAAGGTGCCAACGACGACCAGAAAGCGGGTATCTCCCTGGCCCTGCGTGCCCTGGAAGGTCCTATCCGCCAGATCGCTGCCAACTCCGGTGACGAAGGCTCCGTAGTGGTTGAGCGCGTTAAGAACGGCGAAGGCAACTTCGGCTACAACGCGGCTACCGGTGAGTACGGCGACATGATGGAGATGGGTATCCTGGATCCTGCCAAGGTAACCCGCGCTGCACTGCAAGCCGCTGCCTCCGTGGCTGGCCTGATGATCACCACCGAAGCGATGGTGGCCGAAAAGCCTTCTGAAGGCGGCTCCGGCATGCCCGATATGGGCGGCATGGGCGGCATGGGCGGCATGGGCGGCATGATGTAA
- a CDS encoding glutathione peroxidase: MRTITLILGLMLVPLAHAQCPAWLDHSLRKLHSRDYVNLCQLAADKPLLIVNTASRCGFTPQFKGLEALHKEYVGKGLVVIGFASNDFRQEAKDEEKAATVCYVNYGVTFTMIAPGPVRGSQSNPVFRELARQSQPPEWNFNKYLVDREGVVIRHFGSRTRPDDPRLRREVERLLF, translated from the coding sequence ATGCGCACCATAACACTGATTCTGGGACTGATGCTTGTGCCCCTGGCCCATGCCCAGTGCCCCGCATGGCTGGACCACTCGTTGCGAAAACTCCATTCCCGGGACTACGTCAACCTGTGTCAGCTGGCCGCCGACAAACCCCTGCTGATTGTCAATACCGCCAGCCGTTGTGGCTTCACCCCCCAGTTCAAGGGGCTGGAGGCCCTGCATAAGGAGTATGTCGGCAAAGGGCTGGTGGTCATTGGTTTTGCCAGCAATGATTTTCGCCAGGAAGCGAAGGATGAGGAGAAGGCTGCCACGGTCTGCTACGTCAATTACGGGGTCACCTTCACCATGATCGCACCGGGCCCGGTGCGGGGTAGCCAGAGTAATCCTGTGTTCCGTGAGTTGGCCCGCCAGAGCCAGCCCCCTGAGTGGAATTTCAACAAATATCTGGTAGACCGAGAGGGTGTGGTGATACGCCATTTTGGCAGCCGTACCCGCCCCGACGACCCTCGCTTGCGCCGGGAGGTGGAGCGGCTGCTGTTTTAA
- a CDS encoding alpha/beta fold hydrolase, whose translation MKRTTGFPPLPSAPAAARWNLHQTPEGFNYYISLPPRVEPHTGLLVSVHGISRNAREHLALLADSPLGVGRVILCPLFSEHQFPGYQRLGLGSRSKPLRPDLALHRMLEHAALIYGINSLRFDLFGFSGGAQFAHRYALLHPHRLGRLALASAGCYTFPDHQQDFPLGLGQGRRQPPLQWLLEARLCIPTAVFVGALDNQRDESLRKGQRIDAQQGRHRIERGQRWVSATRRAIAVRGLTTPTTFTLLAGCGHDFSQCVTIGRLDEELLSFLSRPLNPGVLAPASTTSSREVLQFMG comes from the coding sequence ATGAAGCGAACCACTGGCTTTCCCCCGCTGCCCTCCGCCCCCGCTGCGGCTCGCTGGAACCTGCACCAGACACCGGAAGGGTTCAACTACTACATCTCCCTGCCCCCTCGGGTGGAGCCTCATACCGGCCTTCTGGTCAGCGTGCACGGTATCTCCCGTAACGCCCGCGAGCACCTGGCCCTGCTCGCCGACAGTCCCCTCGGTGTGGGGCGGGTAATCCTTTGCCCCCTGTTTTCAGAGCACCAATTTCCCGGCTACCAGCGCCTCGGCCTCGGTTCCCGCTCTAAGCCCCTGCGCCCGGACCTCGCCCTGCATCGCATGCTGGAGCATGCCGCCCTGATCTACGGCATCAATAGCCTGCGCTTCGACCTCTTCGGGTTTTCCGGTGGTGCCCAGTTTGCCCACCGCTATGCCCTGCTCCACCCCCACCGGTTGGGGCGCCTGGCGCTGGCCTCAGCGGGCTGTTACACCTTCCCCGATCACCAGCAGGACTTTCCGCTGGGGCTAGGGCAGGGGCGTCGCCAACCGCCGCTCCAATGGTTGCTGGAAGCCAGGCTCTGCATTCCGACGGCGGTTTTTGTGGGTGCGCTGGACAACCAGCGGGATGAAAGCCTGCGCAAGGGACAACGAATTGACGCCCAGCAGGGGCGCCATCGGATCGAGCGAGGACAGCGCTGGGTGAGCGCCACCCGTCGCGCCATCGCGGTGCGGGGGCTGACCACGCCCACCACCTTCACCCTGCTGGCCGGCTGCGGTCACGATTTCTCCCAGTGTGTGACCATCGGCCGTCTTGATGAGGAGTTGCTGTCGTTTCTGTCGCGCCCCCTCAACCCGGGGGTGCTGGCACCAGCGTCAACCACCAGCTCCCGAGAGGTACTGCAGTTTATGGGCTAG
- a CDS encoding ATP-binding cassette domain-containing protein → MKLPPLLSGHRRWYFAALLGNGLLQALLAIATALLVKQGFDQWIGATSESPGPSGAGLVATLGLILLGNALLRWRGHLDAERIGQSYVHQVRQRLFRHLTRLGSERLQGFSRGALMLRFVGDLSAMRNWISLGLARLALSGLSIFIALGVLAWIQPLISLSVATASLLATGIALAMGPAIRARNRTARQRRGRLAANLNDRVTHLKVVTGFGQQRREQRRFNRHSRQLQGALVSRAGLTGLLRALSEATAGLASLCTLLTGAWLLEAGLATPGSLVAAMVVTGLLAPGLQEMGRVYEYWNNYRIAREKQQRLLRLRAPRQSHRHPLTSLPDGAGVIELQGVAFGDRLQPLDLRLLPGEPCCLLGANGAGKSTLLRLIAGQLRPDQGRVLLDGVDLSRLPAEARARGCILVSPELPLLRGSLRYNLCYGLNPFEPKALERVIRQCRLQDLIARLPHQLDTRLSDQQPLLSSGEIARVLLARALLAQPRVLLLDEADAYLDPVAREVLIDTLRKFRGTLVFSTHNPAMARYARHHLRLQEGQLCCDQGLAPAALMSVSPPGIRPVPVPLSTVKRNTP, encoded by the coding sequence ATGAAACTTCCACCACTGCTCAGCGGCCACCGCCGATGGTACTTTGCCGCCCTGTTGGGTAACGGGTTGCTGCAGGCACTGCTCGCCATCGCCACCGCGCTGCTGGTCAAGCAGGGATTTGACCAGTGGATCGGAGCCACCAGCGAATCACCGGGGCCCTCCGGGGCCGGTCTGGTCGCCACCCTGGGGCTGATTCTGCTGGGCAACGCCCTGCTACGCTGGCGCGGCCACCTGGATGCCGAGCGGATCGGCCAGAGTTATGTGCACCAGGTGCGCCAGCGCCTTTTCCGTCACCTTACCCGCCTCGGTAGCGAGCGGCTGCAGGGGTTCAGCCGCGGCGCCCTGATGCTGCGCTTCGTCGGTGACCTCAGCGCCATGCGCAACTGGATCAGCCTGGGGCTGGCCCGCCTGGCCCTGTCTGGCCTCAGTATTTTTATCGCACTCGGGGTACTGGCCTGGATCCAGCCACTCATCTCGCTCTCGGTCGCCACCGCCTCGCTACTCGCTACCGGCATCGCGCTGGCCATGGGTCCCGCCATCCGCGCTCGCAACCGCACCGCCCGCCAGCGGCGCGGGCGGCTGGCGGCCAACCTCAACGACCGGGTCACCCACCTCAAGGTGGTTACCGGTTTTGGACAGCAGCGTCGGGAGCAGCGTCGATTCAATCGCCACAGCCGGCAGTTGCAGGGCGCCCTGGTGTCCCGCGCCGGACTCACCGGATTACTCCGCGCCCTCTCCGAAGCCACCGCCGGGCTCGCCAGCCTCTGCACCCTGCTGACCGGTGCCTGGCTGCTGGAGGCGGGACTGGCCACCCCGGGTAGCCTGGTGGCCGCCATGGTGGTGACCGGTCTGCTGGCCCCTGGCCTACAGGAGATGGGGCGGGTCTACGAATACTGGAACAACTACCGCATCGCCCGTGAGAAGCAGCAGAGACTGCTGCGCCTGCGCGCCCCCCGCCAGAGCCATCGGCACCCGCTTACATCCCTGCCTGACGGAGCGGGGGTCATCGAACTGCAGGGGGTCGCGTTCGGGGATCGGCTGCAACCGCTTGACCTGCGCCTGCTGCCGGGCGAGCCCTGCTGCCTGCTGGGGGCCAACGGCGCCGGAAAATCGACCCTGCTGCGGCTGATCGCCGGTCAACTGAGACCCGACCAGGGGCGGGTCCTGCTCGACGGGGTCGACCTCAGCCGCCTGCCCGCCGAGGCACGCGCCCGCGGTTGTATCCTGGTTTCCCCGGAGCTACCCCTGCTGCGGGGCAGCCTGCGTTACAACCTCTGCTACGGTCTCAACCCCTTCGAACCAAAGGCCCTGGAGCGGGTCATTCGCCAGTGCCGTCTGCAGGACCTGATCGCCCGCTTGCCGCATCAGCTGGACACCCGCCTGTCGGACCAGCAGCCGCTGCTGTCGAGCGGTGAGATCGCCCGTGTGCTGCTGGCCCGGGCCCTGCTGGCCCAACCGCGCGTGCTGCTGCTGGACGAAGCCGATGCCTATCTCGACCCTGTGGCTCGCGAGGTGTTGATCGATACCCTGCGGAAGTTCCGTGGAACCCTGGTGTTCAGCACCCACAACCCCGCCATGGCACGCTATGCCCGCCACCACCTGCGTCTTCAGGAGGGGCAGTTGTGCTGCGATCAGGGTCTCGCCCCCGCTGCCCTGATGAGCGTCTCGCCACCCGGGATCCGGCCTGTGCCGGTGCCCCTGTCCACCGTCAAGAGGAATACCCCATGA